In Daucus carota subsp. sativus chromosome 4, DH1 v3.0, whole genome shotgun sequence, one DNA window encodes the following:
- the LOC108217044 gene encoding tetrahydroberberine oxidase, protein MKKSYSICFVLLLAISCASSSALLKDENPTKNFVKCLNRYSADISDLVYTQESSNFTQTLLSTINNLRFAKPETPKPLVIVRPVSESQIQTVIFCSRKHDLQMRIRSGGHSFEGLSYVSPLPFVILDIINLKTFSFDAETETAWIGSGLTNGELYYRIGQKSDTLGFPSGLWANVGVGGILSGGGYGMLMRKYGLAADHVIDARLIDANGRILDRKSMGEDWFWAIRGGGGGSFGVVLSWKVKLVPVPKIITVFKVFRTIEQNLTNTFFRYQAVAPKFPKELEIKADGQCILSDASPRADKKTMIFLFEAMYLGGADQLLSVMQEQLPELGVIREDCFEVNFLQAGVYFSGFPLFTPPEILLNLTILPRPAFKSNNDYTKEPIPVEGLEGIWDLMYKLPPQKATLQFTPYGGRMDEISESALPFPYRAGTWFKFNMFAETDTDEADRIEWIRSITTYLTPYVTSNPRSSYVNYVNLWLGTNNLQGPTSYQQASKWGKRYFRNNFDRLVRIKTMVDPGNFFRHEQSIPPLSL, encoded by the coding sequence ATGAAGAAAAGCTATTctatttgttttgttcttttGTTAGCAATTTCATGTGCATCATCTTCTGCATTGTTAAAAGATGAAAATCCTACGAAAAATTTCGTCAAGTGCCTTAACCGTTACTCTGCTGACATTTCTGACCTTGTGTACACCCAGGAAAGCTCCAATTTCACTCAAACCTTGCTCTCTACCATCAATAACCTGCGTTTTGCGAAGCCTGAGACGCCGAAGCCACTAGTCATTGTGAGACCAGTGAGCGAATCGCAGATCCAGACCGTGATTTTTTGCTCTAGGAAACATGATTTGCAGATGAGGATTCGGAGTGGTGGTCATAGTTTCGAGGGACTTTCGTATGTCTCCCCCCTCCCTTTCGTCATACTTGATATTATCAATCTCAAGACATTCAGTTTTGATGCTGAGACTGAAACGGCTTGGATCGGTTCGGGTTTGACAAACGGTGAACTGTACTATAGGATTGGACAGAAATCGGATACACTTGGATTTCCATCTGGTTTATGGGCGAATGTCGGTGTGGGAGGGATTCTAAGTGGAGGTGGTTACGGCATGTTGATGCGAAAATACGGACTTGCTGCTGATCACGTCATCGATGCTCGTTTAATTGATGCCAACGGCAGAATCCTGGACAGGAAATCAATGGGCGAAGATTGGTTCTGGGCTATTAGAGGAGGCGGTGGTGGCAGCTTCGGAGTGGTTCTTTCCTGGAAAGTAAAACTAGTCCCGgttcctaaaataataaccGTTTTTAAAGTATTCAGAACCATAGAGCAAAATCTGACAAACACTTTTTTTCGATACCAAGCTGTTGCACCCAAGTTCCCGAAAGAACTGGAAATCAAGGCCGATGGACAGTGTATCCTCAGCGATGCCAGCCCTCGGGCAGACAAGAAGACCATGATCTTCCTCTTCGAGGCCATGTACCTAGGCGGAGCTGATCAGCTGCTCTCTGTAATGCAGGAGCAGCTCCCGGAGCTCGGTGTCATAAGAGAAGATTGTTTTGAAGTAAACTTTCTCCAGGCTGGGGTGTACTTCTCAGGCTTTCCTTTGTTCACGCCTCCTGAAATCTTGCTCAACTTGACAATTCTACCGCGGCCTGCGTTCAAATCGAACAATGACTACACTAAAGAGCCAATTCCTGTAGAAGGGCTAGAAGGTATATGGGATCTCATGTACAAACTCCCCCCACAAAAAGCAACTTTACAGTTTACACCTTATGGGGGAAGAATGGATGAGATTTCGGAATCTGCACTTCCGTTTCCTTATAGAGCTGGAACCTGGTTCAAGTTCAACATGTTTGCGGAAACTGATACAGATGAAGCTGACCGCATAGAGTGGATCAGAAGCATAACAACTTATTTGACTCCTTATGTGACAAGCAATCCACGAAGTTCATATGTCAATTATGTGAACTTGTGGTTAGGAACCAACAATCTACAAGGCCCGACGAGTTACCAGCAAGCGAGTAAATGGGGAAAACGCTACTTCAGGAACAATTTTGACAGGTTGGTTAGGATCAAAACTATGGTGGATCCTGGTAACTTCTTCAGACACGAACAGAGTatacctcctctctctctttgA